The Desulfovibrio sp. UIB00 DNA window CCTTTTTGCGCATGCTCACCATGCTGCACGTGGTGTTGCCCATGGCGCTTTCCACACGTGTACAGGATCTGCTCAATGCTTTGCGCGGCATGCGGCTGCCTTTCTGCATCTATCTGCCCGCAGCGGTTGTGGTGCGCTTTATCCCTACCTTTCTGGCCGATGTGCAGCAGGTCACAGAATCGCTGCGGCTTCGGGGCTACAAACTTTCACCATGGGGTATTACCCGCCACCCGGTGCAGAGCATGCGACTGCTGTTCACTCCGCTGCTGTTCCGCTCGCTGCGTACATCAGAAGACCTTGGCATCGCGGCGGAACTCAAGGGGCTGGGCTACGGCAAAACCATGACCCCCTATAAAACCTGCCATTGGGCCCTGCGCGACACCCTGCTGCTGATTGCGGCCTGTGCGGCGCTTGGGGCGGCTCTGGCGCTACAAATACATCTGGGCGGAACCAGCCTGGGAGGAATGCGCTGATGCTGCGTTGTGAAAACGTCACCTACACCTATCCGCACCAGCAAAGCCCTGCCGTGCGCGACCTCAGC harbors:
- a CDS encoding energy-coupling factor transporter transmembrane protein EcfT, which codes for MRALFDNNAANAAGWLPKVDARAKLALSVVAAIGSLVVSNIQGQLLLCGFSMCYALSLRKPKALLWAYVFFTLMCGMAMGCMWIMGQFMPSLNKAGFTGLVVPFLRMLTMLHVVLPMALSTRVQDLLNALRGMRLPFCIYLPAAVVVRFIPTFLADVQQVTESLRLRGYKLSPWGITRHPVQSMRLLFTPLLFRSLRTSEDLGIAAELKGLGYGKTMTPYKTCHWALRDTLLLIAACAALGAALALQIHLGGTSLGGMR